From one Triticum urartu cultivar G1812 chromosome 3, Tu2.1, whole genome shotgun sequence genomic stretch:
- the LOC125542388 gene encoding E3 ubiquitin-protein ligase SINA-like 10 has translation MAEEPSVKRTKTEDLGAGSEPDAAAAPAAAAAEEGERPGGEVTVKIQSRALCCRICSEPLKPPIFKCAAGHVLCSQCPEKLREVGHVLRLGTFCALCCKSTSYSRCVELEQFIDAMKVPCSNQTYGCNEFVGYQQKEKHESSCPHAPCYCPEDDCAFKAPACCLLDHFVTAHGWSPTNLGYNKPLKIPLARDRRFTLLVGEDMSLFLLINTLTSIGSALAVVCVRPHESEPSYSCNISAAGGKTDGRLVFQKDPHVSSSSLAGGVQMGNFFLLVPLEFAESSSGELTVHIRIDRVAS, from the exons ATGGCGGAAGAACCTTCGGTGAAGAGGACCAAGACGGAGGACCTTGGTGCGGGGTCAGAGCCAGACGccgcggcggctccggcggcggcggcggcggaagaAGGGGAAAGGCCGGGCGGCGAGGTGACCGTCAAGATACAGTCCAGAGCTCTCTGCTGCAGGATCTGCTCCGAGCCCCTCAAGCCGCCCATCTTCAAG TGTGCGGCTGGGCACGTTTTGTGTTCTCAGTGCCCGGAAAAGCTCCGTGAGGTTGGGCACGTTTTGAGACTGGGTACATTCTGCGCTCTGTGTTGCAAAAGCACTAGCTATTCCCGCTGCGTCGAGCTCGAGCAGTTCATCGATGCCATGAAAGTGCCATGCTCGAACCAAACATACGGCTGCAACGAGTTCGTCGGCTACCAGCAGAAAgagaagcatgagagttcatgcCCACATGCTCCATGCTACTGCCCAGAGGACGACTGCGCCTTCAAAGCGCCGGCATGTTGCCTGCTGGACCACTTCGTCACCGCACACGGATGGTCGCCGACCAACTTGGGTTACAACAAGCCACTGAAGATCCCCTTGGCACGAGACCGCCGGTTCACGCTTCTAGTTGGGGAGGACATGTCCTTGTTCCTCCTGATAAACACCCTGACCAGCATCGGCAGTGCTCTCGCCGTGGTCTGCGTCAGGCCCCATGAGTCTGAACCGAGCTATTCGTGCAACATCTCGGCTGCTGGTGGGAAAACCGATGGGAGGCTTGTGTTCCAGAAGGATCCTCACGTGTCAAGCAGCTCGCTGGCGGGTGGAGTTCAGATGGGCAACTTCTTCTTGCTGGTTCCTCTGGAATTCGCCGAGAGCTCATCTGGTGAACTCACTGTACACATCCGCATCGACAGAGTGGCGTCATAG